Proteins found in one Brevibacillus brevis genomic segment:
- a CDS encoding L,D-transpeptidase, whose translation MKKLPSYNIRISIARLRLDLFDGNQLIRSYPVALGKIATSTPRGDFTIINKVPYPNSYPGGPLSVFGTIWMGLSKPHYGIHGTNNPSSIGKYVSHGCIRMYNEDVNALAKIVPIGTPVRIRQQ comes from the coding sequence GTGAAGAAGCTGCCGTCCTACAACATCCGCATCTCGATTGCGAGGTTACGTCTCGATCTATTCGATGGGAACCAACTCATCCGCTCTTATCCTGTTGCCTTGGGCAAAATTGCCACATCGACACCACGAGGGGATTTTACCATCATCAACAAAGTCCCCTATCCGAACTCCTATCCAGGAGGTCCTTTAAGTGTATTCGGCACCATCTGGATGGGACTGAGCAAGCCACACTACGGCATTCACGGCACGAACAATCCTTCCTCTATCGGCAAGTATGTATCTCACGGCTGTATTCGCATGTACAATGAGGACGTGAATGCTCTGGCAAAAATCGTGCCCATTGGTACGCCCGTTCGAATCAGACAGCAATAA